In Phyllobacterium zundukense, one DNA window encodes the following:
- a CDS encoding head-tail adaptor protein, which translates to MTRPGNFDRVIILERLTKVVQPSGSVKEQWQPLATVRAALIQKSATELLTGFGEEESGTTLFHMHYFAGLTTADRVSYSGTPYDLKEITEIGRRRGLILKATAST; encoded by the coding sequence ATGACCCGTCCCGGCAATTTCGACCGCGTTATCATTCTCGAACGCCTTACCAAAGTGGTGCAACCATCCGGTTCGGTCAAAGAGCAATGGCAACCCCTCGCCACGGTTCGCGCCGCCCTTATTCAGAAGTCCGCGACGGAGCTTTTGACCGGCTTCGGTGAAGAGGAAAGCGGCACGACCCTTTTCCATATGCACTACTTTGCCGGCCTCACGACAGCCGACCGCGTTTCCTATTCCGGAACGCCCTACGACCTGAAAGAGATTACGGAGATTGGCAGACGGCGCGGCCTTATCCTGAAAGCAACGGCCTCGACATGA
- a CDS encoding DUF3168 domain-containing protein has protein sequence MIEPSLAFRTAIRTRLINDINVTALVSASSILAGSTRPANFPCIMLADVQTQFLGYAAGSQYQARVFVDAHIWAIENGEDTAKSIGFAVMNALRDIPNPEAFAIDELQKSSVRWMKDPDPTKDYTHGVLSLEAVIRWKE, from the coding sequence ATGATTGAGCCTTCTCTAGCTTTCCGCACTGCCATCCGCACGCGTCTAATCAACGACATCAACGTGACGGCCCTTGTTTCCGCGTCATCGATCTTAGCCGGATCGACACGACCCGCTAACTTCCCTTGCATCATGCTTGCGGACGTTCAAACGCAATTCCTGGGATATGCCGCCGGCAGTCAATATCAGGCTCGCGTGTTCGTTGACGCTCATATCTGGGCTATCGAAAACGGCGAGGATACGGCTAAATCTATCGGATTTGCCGTCATGAATGCGTTGCGCGATATCCCAAATCCGGAGGCCTTCGCTATCGATGAACTACAAAAATCGTCTGTTCGCTGGATGAAAGACCCGGACCCGACGAAGGATTACACGCACGGCGTTCTGAGCCTTGAAGCCGTCATTCGGTGGAAGGAATAA
- a CDS encoding phage terminase small subunit P27 family: protein MTHLRGVKPALTRDRDPLTKAPPAPKYFTTYAKSEWKRVMPRLIEDRIITKADLGGIEDFCVARGHIREIEDLFRATGGPPDKVLFGMQNRAMQTARQLAAEYGLSPTSRARVQGQTEDEDDDNPLEVA, encoded by the coding sequence ATGACGCACTTACGCGGCGTGAAGCCGGCGCTTACACGCGACCGCGATCCGCTCACCAAAGCACCACCGGCACCGAAGTATTTCACCACTTACGCAAAGTCGGAATGGAAGCGCGTAATGCCGCGCCTGATCGAAGACCGGATCATTACGAAAGCCGATCTTGGCGGCATCGAAGATTTTTGCGTTGCGCGTGGTCATATCCGCGAAATTGAAGACCTGTTTCGGGCAACCGGCGGCCCACCTGACAAAGTTCTCTTCGGAATGCAGAACCGCGCAATGCAGACCGCCCGACAGCTTGCAGCGGAATATGGCTTGTCGCCAACGTCACGCGCACGCGTACAGGGACAGACCGAAGATGAAGACGACGATAACCCCTTGGAAGTCGCGTAA